The Pseudomonas triclosanedens genome has a window encoding:
- the tusA gene encoding sulfurtransferase TusA — MSQPVDAILDATGLNCPEPVMMLHNKVRDLPAGGLLKVIATDPSTRRDIPKFCIFLGHELVEQQEEAGTYLYWIRKKAE; from the coding sequence ATGTCCCAGCCTGTCGACGCGATTCTCGACGCCACCGGCCTGAACTGTCCCGAGCCGGTCATGATGCTGCACAACAAGGTACGCGACCTTCCGGCCGGCGGCTTGCTGAAGGTGATCGCCACCGATCCCTCCACCCGTCGGGACATTCCCAAGTTCTGCATCTTCCTCGGCCATGAGCTGGTCGAGCAGCAGGAAGAGGCGGGGACCTACCTGTACTGGATTCGCAAGAAGGCGGAGTGA
- a CDS encoding methyl-accepting chemotaxis protein yields the protein MRNNQPITQRERTFPAEQRLISTTDARGVINYANDAFTAISGFSREELVGAPHNLVRHPDVPPAVFAHMWGTLKKGRPWMGIVKNRCKDGDHYWVSAYVTPVYERNEIVGYESVRVKPTAEQVRRAEALYARINAGKAAIPTRDRWLPVLLDWLPFILIGQIAFLIGAWLNSHWGFLLAAVLSIPLGLAGLGWQQRGLKRLLRLAEQTTSDPLIAQMYTDSRGAQARLEMSILSQEARLKTCLTRLQDSAESLTEQARQADTLAHHSSAGLDRQRQETEQVATAVNQMAATTQEVADNVQRTADATRQANDLTSQGRLIAAETREAMQRLSDSVGETGEAVSQLARDSDEIGGVVDVIKSIADQTNLLALNAAIEAARAGEMGRGFAVVADEVRSLAQRTAESTGQIHQLIANLQNTATEAVRAMEAGRRQADEGVERVLRADDALVGISDAVANITEMTTQIAAAAEEQSAVAEEINRNISTIADLADQTSGEAQRTALLSEELTQTAQHQYSLVERFNR from the coding sequence ATGCGCAATAACCAGCCAATCACCCAGCGTGAACGCACCTTCCCCGCCGAACAGCGCCTGATCTCCACTACCGATGCCCGTGGCGTGATCAACTACGCCAACGACGCCTTCACGGCCATCAGCGGTTTCTCCCGCGAAGAACTGGTTGGCGCGCCGCACAACCTCGTTCGTCACCCGGACGTTCCGCCGGCGGTGTTCGCGCACATGTGGGGCACCCTGAAGAAGGGGCGCCCGTGGATGGGGATCGTCAAGAACCGCTGCAAGGATGGTGATCACTACTGGGTCAGCGCCTACGTCACGCCGGTCTATGAACGCAACGAGATCGTCGGCTACGAGTCAGTACGGGTAAAACCCACCGCCGAACAGGTTCGCCGCGCCGAGGCGCTGTACGCGCGGATCAATGCCGGCAAGGCGGCCATCCCAACTCGCGACCGCTGGCTACCGGTGCTGCTGGATTGGCTGCCGTTCATCCTGATCGGCCAGATCGCCTTCCTGATCGGCGCCTGGCTGAACTCGCACTGGGGCTTCCTGCTCGCCGCCGTGCTGTCGATTCCGCTGGGGCTCGCCGGGCTGGGCTGGCAACAGCGCGGCCTGAAACGTCTGCTGCGCCTGGCCGAGCAGACTACCTCCGACCCGCTGATCGCGCAGATGTACACCGACAGTCGCGGCGCACAGGCGCGGCTGGAGATGTCCATCCTCAGCCAGGAAGCACGCCTGAAGACCTGCCTCACCCGCCTTCAGGACAGCGCCGAATCGCTCACCGAGCAGGCTCGCCAGGCCGATACCCTGGCGCATCACAGCTCCGCCGGGCTCGACCGCCAGCGCCAGGAAACCGAACAGGTGGCAACCGCGGTCAATCAGATGGCGGCCACCACCCAGGAAGTGGCCGACAATGTACAGCGCACCGCCGATGCCACCCGCCAGGCCAATGACCTGACCAGCCAGGGCCGTCTGATCGCTGCGGAAACCCGCGAGGCCATGCAGCGCCTGTCCGACTCGGTGGGTGAAACCGGTGAAGCGGTCAGCCAGCTTGCCCGCGACAGCGACGAGATCGGCGGCGTGGTGGATGTGATCAAGAGTATCGCCGACCAGACCAACCTGCTGGCCCTCAACGCCGCCATCGAAGCAGCGCGGGCAGGCGAAATGGGGCGCGGCTTCGCCGTGGTGGCCGACGAGGTGCGCTCGCTGGCGCAGCGCACCGCCGAGTCCACCGGGCAGATCCACCAGTTGATCGCCAACCTGCAGAACACCGCCACCGAAGCCGTACGCGCGATGGAAGCGGGCCGGCGCCAGGCCGACGAGGGCGTGGAGCGCGTGCTGCGCGCCGACGACGCGCTGGTTGGCATCAGCGACGCTGTGGCCAACATCACCGAGATGACCACCCAGATCGCCGCCGCTGCCGAAGAACAGAGCGCAGTGGCCGAGGAAATCAACCGCAACATCAGCACCATCGCCGACCTTGCCGATCAGACTTCCGGCGAGGCCCAGCGCACCGCACTGCTCAGCGAGGAACTGACCCAGACCGCACAGCACCAGTACTCGCTGGTGGAGCGTTTCAATCGCTGA
- a CDS encoding ABC transporter permease, producing MNAHETKAPSRLLATMAMIFMVFPLLAVIPVSFTGKRFLSMPNGNWSLRHYQALLDSPEWLSAIGQSLIVATATCIIATALAVSFSLGIWYLRSRLATLLIGLVLLPMAIPPMISAMVLYFMETKVSQFAPGLGYDTLFGLTVAHIVMVVPYGVVTMLVALSQLDRRIELAARNLGASLGQTTFLVVLPNLKLGVASTALLCFALSWEEIAVTLFVTSTEVNTLPRQIWSGLRDNIDPAVAAISVVLIALTFVALIGRMIAQKLAARPVGS from the coding sequence ATGAACGCACACGAAACCAAAGCCCCCAGCCGCCTGCTGGCGACCATGGCGATGATCTTCATGGTCTTCCCGCTGCTGGCGGTAATCCCGGTGTCCTTCACCGGCAAGCGCTTCCTGTCGATGCCCAACGGCAACTGGTCGTTGCGCCATTACCAGGCACTGCTGGACAGCCCGGAATGGCTCTCGGCGATTGGCCAGAGCCTGATCGTCGCGACGGCCACCTGCATCATCGCCACCGCGCTGGCAGTGAGTTTCAGCCTCGGCATCTGGTACCTGCGCTCGCGCCTGGCGACCCTGCTGATCGGCCTGGTGCTGCTGCCGATGGCAATCCCGCCGATGATCTCGGCGATGGTCCTGTACTTCATGGAAACCAAGGTCAGCCAGTTCGCCCCCGGCCTGGGCTACGACACCCTGTTCGGCCTGACCGTCGCGCACATCGTGATGGTGGTTCCCTACGGTGTGGTGACCATGCTGGTTGCCCTCAGCCAACTGGATCGGCGCATCGAGCTGGCCGCGCGCAATCTCGGCGCCAGCCTGGGCCAGACGACCTTCCTGGTGGTGTTGCCAAACCTCAAGCTCGGCGTGGCGAGCACAGCGCTGCTGTGCTTTGCGCTCTCGTGGGAGGAGATCGCGGTGACGCTGTTCGTCACCAGCACCGAGGTGAACACCCTGCCCCGGCAGATCTGGTCGGGCCTGCGTGACAACATCGACCCGGCGGTGGCGGCGATCTCGGTGGTGCTCATCGCGCTTACCTTCGTCGCGCTGATTGGGCGGATGATCGCCCAGAAGCTCGCGGCGCGGCCGGTCGGCAGCTGA
- the rlmM gene encoding 23S rRNA (cytidine(2498)-2'-O)-methyltransferase RlmM, whose product MNTLLLHCRPGFEGEVCAELSEHAARLDVPGYARARPSTAYAEFVCQDAAGAERLMRQLRFGELIFARQWARGAGFAALPEQDRIGALLAVLAGFPVCGSLWLEVFDTNDGKELSTFCRKFEKPLRTALLKAGRLVEDPGLPRLLLTFRSGREAFIGLAESRNCAMWPMGIPRLKFPREAPSRSTLKLEEAWHHFIPRADWDRRLAPGMLAVDLGASPGGWTWQLVNREMRVTAVDNGPMAEDLIYSGLVDHQRVDGYAFRPRQRVDWMVCDIVEKPARTGALMETWIGEGLCREAIVNLKLPMKQRYAEVRRILDRLHESFRQRGLKVQIGCKQLYHDREEVTCHLRRLEKGER is encoded by the coding sequence ATGAATACCCTGTTACTGCACTGTCGCCCGGGCTTCGAAGGTGAGGTTTGCGCCGAGCTTTCCGAACATGCCGCGCGCCTGGATGTTCCGGGCTATGCACGGGCCAGGCCATCGACCGCCTACGCAGAGTTCGTCTGCCAGGACGCCGCTGGCGCCGAGCGCCTGATGCGTCAGTTGCGCTTCGGCGAGCTGATCTTTGCCCGCCAGTGGGCCAGGGGCGCGGGTTTCGCCGCGCTACCGGAGCAGGACCGCATCGGCGCGCTCCTCGCCGTGCTCGCAGGCTTCCCGGTGTGTGGCAGTCTCTGGCTGGAAGTGTTCGATACCAATGACGGCAAGGAGCTTTCAACCTTCTGCCGCAAGTTCGAGAAGCCGCTGCGTACCGCGCTGCTCAAGGCCGGCAGGCTGGTGGAAGACCCCGGCCTGCCACGCCTGCTGCTGACCTTCCGTTCTGGCCGCGAGGCGTTCATCGGCCTGGCCGAGTCGCGCAACTGCGCCATGTGGCCGATGGGCATCCCGCGCCTGAAGTTCCCCCGCGAGGCGCCCAGCCGCTCGACGCTGAAGCTGGAAGAGGCCTGGCACCACTTCATTCCCCGCGCCGACTGGGATCGGCGCCTGGCACCGGGCATGCTGGCGGTCGACCTGGGCGCGTCGCCCGGCGGCTGGACCTGGCAACTGGTCAATCGCGAAATGCGCGTTACCGCGGTGGACAACGGGCCGATGGCGGAAGACCTGATCTACTCCGGGCTGGTCGATCACCAGCGCGTCGACGGCTACGCCTTCCGGCCTCGCCAGCGGGTCGACTGGATGGTGTGCGACATCGTCGAAAAGCCTGCCCGCACGGGCGCGCTGATGGAAACCTGGATTGGCGAAGGGTTGTGCCGCGAGGCCATCGTCAACCTCAAACTGCCGATGAAGCAGCGTTATGCCGAGGTGCGGCGCATCCTTGACCGCCTGCACGAGTCCTTCCGCCAGCGGGGCCTGAAGGTGCAGATCGGCTGCAAGCAGTTGTACCACGACCGCGAAGAGGTGACCTGCCATCTGCGCCGCCTGGAGAAGGGCGAGCGTTGA
- a CDS encoding MaoC family dehydratase — MKRKLPSLLGSYSRMLLPRRGLGRDERVPYLAMDSRTLRFDLRHLRAYREHFGLDPALGVPLLYPQVISLPLHLRLLSRSRMPLSVVGLIHLRSHIQRYRFLQENEPLLLDCRILTSRRSELGLEVDVMTEVWHHDILYWQSITTYLRRGDFLDPQAEPDPLPERAQWRTLEAPAHAGVQWRVPKIVGWRYAGLSGDFNPLHLSRLMASRYGFGKPFAHGMWGLARSLTGRRLAEHVRLDAHFKAPLPLGSQVRQSYRRLGKKEQWALLPADGEGQPMLLAQLDEAPDGPLR; from the coding sequence GTGAAGCGAAAGTTGCCCTCCCTGCTGGGCAGTTACAGCCGCATGCTGCTGCCGCGCCGAGGTCTCGGCCGCGACGAGCGGGTGCCTTACCTGGCGATGGACAGCCGGACATTGCGTTTCGATCTGCGCCACCTGCGTGCCTATCGTGAGCACTTCGGCCTCGATCCTGCGCTTGGCGTGCCGTTGCTCTATCCCCAGGTGATCAGTCTGCCGTTGCATCTGCGCCTGCTCAGCCGCTCGCGCATGCCGCTCTCCGTGGTCGGCCTCATCCACCTGCGCAGCCACATCCAGCGCTATCGCTTCCTGCAGGAAAACGAGCCATTGCTGCTCGACTGCCGCATCCTCACCAGCCGTCGCAGCGAACTGGGGCTGGAGGTGGACGTGATGACCGAGGTGTGGCACCACGACATCCTCTATTGGCAGTCGATCACCACGTACCTGCGCCGCGGCGACTTCCTCGACCCGCAGGCGGAACCCGACCCACTGCCCGAGCGCGCCCAGTGGCGCACCCTCGAAGCACCGGCGCATGCTGGCGTGCAATGGCGCGTGCCGAAGATCGTCGGCTGGCGCTACGCGGGCCTGAGCGGCGACTTCAACCCGCTGCACCTGTCGCGCCTGATGGCGTCGCGCTACGGCTTTGGCAAGCCTTTCGCCCACGGCATGTGGGGGCTGGCGCGCAGCCTCACTGGCCGCCGGCTAGCCGAGCACGTACGCCTGGATGCGCACTTCAAGGCGCCGTTGCCGCTGGGCAGCCAGGTGCGCCAGAGTTATCGCCGCCTGGGCAAGAAGGAACAGTGGGCCTTGCTGCCGGCCGACGGCGAGGGTCAGCCGATGCTGCTGGCGCAACTGGACGAGGCACCGGACGGACCGTTGCGCTGA
- the acnA gene encoding aconitate hydratase AcnA, producing the protein MPAVDSLNSLRTLEVAGKTYHYYSLPEAAKSLGDLGKLPMSLKVLLENLLRWEDGSTVTGDDLKALAGWLKTRSSEREIQYRPARVLMQDFTGVPAVVDLAAMRDAMAKAGGDPQKINPLSPVDLVIDHSVMVDKFASQSAFAQNVEIEMERNGERYAFLRWGQNAFDNFRVVPPGTGICHQVNLEYLGRTVWTKDEDGRTYAFPDTLVGTDSHTTMINGLGVLGWGVGGIEAEAAMLGQPVSMLIPEVIGFKLTGKLKEGITATDLVLTVTQMLRKKGVVGKFVEFYGDGLADLPLADRATIANMAPEYGATCGFFPVDEITLGYLRLSGRPDETVKLVEAYSKAQGLWREKGHEPVFTDTLQLDMGEVEASLAGPKRPQDRVALPQVSKAFDDFLGLQIKPASTEEGRLLSEGGGGAAVGASVASGEADYQHDGHTYRLKNGAVVIAAITSCTNTSNPSVMMAAGLLAKKALEKGLQRKPWVKSSLAPGSKVVTDYFRAAGLTRYLDELGFDLVGYGCTTCIGNSGPLLEPIEKAIQQADLTVASVLSGNRNFEGRVHPLVKTNWLASPPLVVAYALAGTVRTDLSKDPLGTGKDGQPVYLRDIWPSQQEIAEAIQKVDTEMFHKEYAEVFQGDEKWRAIQVPDAKTYTWQDDSTYIQHPPFFEHIAEAPPKIEDIHEARILALLGDSVTTDHISPAGNIKKDSPAGRYLSEHGVAYADFNSYGSRRGNHEVMMRGTFANIRIRNEMLGGEEGGNTLYVPTGDKLAIYDAAMRYRQDGTPLVIVAGKEYGTGSSRDWAAKGTNLLGVKAVIAESFERIHRSNLVGMGVLPLQFKDGQDRKTLKLSGNEVLSISGLSGELKPHMNLKIGVTREDGRQESFEVLCRIDTQNEVEYFKAGGILHYVLRSLI; encoded by the coding sequence ATGCCCGCAGTGGATAGCCTGAACAGCCTGCGTACCCTTGAGGTCGCCGGCAAGACCTATCACTACTACAGCCTGCCCGAAGCGGCGAAGAGCCTGGGAGACCTGGGCAAACTGCCGATGTCCCTGAAAGTCCTGCTGGAAAACCTGTTGCGCTGGGAAGACGGCAGCACCGTCACCGGCGACGATCTCAAAGCGCTGGCCGGCTGGCTGAAGACCCGCAGCTCCGAGCGCGAGATCCAGTACCGTCCCGCCCGCGTGCTGATGCAGGACTTCACCGGCGTACCGGCCGTCGTCGACCTGGCCGCCATGCGCGACGCAATGGCCAAGGCCGGCGGCGACCCGCAGAAGATCAATCCGCTCTCCCCCGTCGACCTGGTCATCGACCACTCGGTGATGGTCGACAAGTTCGCCAGCCAGTCAGCCTTCGCGCAGAACGTCGAGATCGAGATGGAGCGCAACGGCGAGCGCTACGCCTTCCTGCGCTGGGGCCAGAACGCCTTCGACAACTTCCGCGTGGTGCCACCGGGCACCGGCATCTGCCACCAGGTGAACCTGGAATACCTGGGACGTACCGTGTGGACCAAGGACGAGGACGGCCGCACCTACGCCTTCCCCGACACGCTGGTCGGCACCGATTCCCACACCACCATGATCAACGGCCTCGGCGTGCTCGGCTGGGGCGTCGGCGGCATCGAGGCCGAAGCGGCCATGCTCGGCCAGCCGGTATCGATGCTGATTCCCGAGGTGATCGGCTTCAAGCTCACCGGCAAGCTGAAGGAAGGCATCACTGCCACCGACCTGGTGCTTACCGTCACCCAGATGCTGCGCAAGAAAGGCGTGGTCGGGAAGTTCGTCGAGTTCTACGGTGACGGCCTGGCCGACCTGCCCCTGGCCGATCGTGCCACCATCGCCAACATGGCCCCGGAATACGGCGCCACGTGCGGCTTCTTCCCGGTGGACGAGATCACCCTGGGCTACCTGCGCCTGTCCGGCCGCCCGGATGAGACAGTCAAGCTGGTGGAGGCGTACAGCAAGGCACAGGGCCTGTGGCGCGAGAAGGGCCACGAGCCGGTATTCACCGACACGCTGCAACTGGACATGGGCGAGGTCGAAGCCAGCCTCGCCGGCCCGAAGCGCCCGCAGGACCGCGTTGCCCTGCCCCAGGTGAGCAAGGCCTTCGATGATTTCCTCGGCCTGCAGATCAAGCCCGCCTCCACCGAGGAAGGCCGCCTGCTCAGCGAGGGCGGCGGTGGTGCGGCAGTGGGTGCCTCGGTAGCGAGCGGCGAGGCGGATTACCAGCACGACGGCCACACCTACCGGCTGAAGAACGGCGCGGTGGTGATCGCCGCCATTACCTCCTGCACCAATACCTCCAACCCCAGCGTGATGATGGCCGCCGGCCTGCTGGCGAAAAAGGCGCTGGAAAAGGGCCTGCAGCGCAAGCCGTGGGTCAAGAGTTCGCTGGCGCCGGGTTCGAAGGTGGTCACCGATTACTTCCGAGCCGCCGGCCTGACGCGCTACCTGGACGAACTGGGCTTCGATCTGGTCGGCTATGGCTGCACCACCTGCATCGGCAACTCCGGGCCGCTGCTGGAGCCGATCGAGAAGGCCATCCAGCAGGCTGACCTGACCGTCGCCTCGGTGCTATCGGGCAACCGCAACTTCGAGGGCCGCGTACACCCGCTGGTGAAGACCAACTGGCTGGCCTCGCCGCCGCTGGTGGTGGCCTATGCCCTCGCCGGAACGGTGCGCACCGACCTGTCGAAAGACCCGCTGGGCACCGGCAAGGATGGCCAGCCGGTCTACCTGCGCGATATCTGGCCCAGCCAGCAGGAAATTGCCGAGGCAATCCAGAAGGTCGACACCGAGATGTTCCACAAGGAGTACGCCGAAGTCTTCCAGGGTGACGAGAAATGGCGCGCCATCCAGGTGCCGGACGCCAAGACCTACACCTGGCAGGACGACTCCACCTACATCCAGCATCCGCCGTTCTTCGAGCACATCGCCGAGGCGCCGCCGAAGATCGAGGACATCCACGAGGCGCGCATCCTGGCGCTGCTCGGCGACTCGGTGACCACCGACCACATATCCCCCGCCGGCAACATCAAGAAGGACAGCCCCGCCGGCCGCTACCTCAGCGAACACGGTGTGGCCTATGCGGACTTCAACTCCTACGGTTCGCGGCGCGGCAACCATGAGGTGATGATGCGCGGCACCTTCGCCAACATCCGCATCAGGAATGAGATGCTCGGCGGTGAGGAAGGTGGCAACACCCTCTACGTACCGACAGGCGACAAGCTAGCGATCTACGACGCCGCGATGCGCTACCGGCAGGATGGCACGCCACTGGTGATCGTCGCCGGGAAGGAGTACGGCACCGGCTCGTCCCGCGACTGGGCGGCCAAGGGCACCAACCTGCTGGGCGTCAAAGCGGTGATCGCCGAAAGCTTCGAGCGCATCCACCGTTCCAACCTGGTGGGCATGGGCGTATTGCCGCTGCAGTTCAAGGATGGCCAGGACCGCAAGACGCTGAAACTCAGCGGCAATGAAGTGCTGAGCATCAGCGGCCTTTCCGGCGAATTGAAACCGCACATGAACCTCAAGATCGGGGTGACGCGCGAAGACGGTCGCCAGGAGAGTTTCGAGGTGCTCTGCCGCATAGATACCCAGAACGAAGTCGAGTACTTCAAGGCTGGCGGCATCCTGCATTACGTGCTGCGCAGCCTGATCTGA
- a CDS encoding alpha/beta fold hydrolase — MDKGPFRNIDSDQQRSETSVAIACGALSLLRNQPGGDLSATLVLAHGAGAPMDSPFMNEIASRLAARGVAVVRFEFPYMAQRREDGRRRPPNPQRQLLECWRSVYASVRAEVAGPLAIGGKSMGGRMASLLADELGADALVCLGYPFYAAGKPEKPRVDHLAELKTPTLIVQGERDALGDRPTVMQYNLSSSIRLHWLAAADHDLKPLKASGYTHTQHLDTTADQVAAFLRR; from the coding sequence ATGGATAAAGGCCCCTTCCGGAATATTGATTCGGATCAACAGCGGTCGGAGACCTCCGTCGCGATTGCCTGCGGTGCTTTGTCGCTGCTGCGGAACCAACCGGGCGGCGATCTGTCAGCCACGCTGGTTCTGGCCCACGGCGCCGGAGCGCCGATGGACAGTCCTTTCATGAACGAAATCGCCTCGCGTCTCGCTGCTCGGGGCGTCGCGGTAGTGCGCTTCGAATTCCCCTACATGGCCCAACGTCGCGAGGATGGTCGGCGACGTCCGCCGAATCCGCAGCGACAGTTGCTGGAGTGCTGGCGCTCGGTCTACGCGTCGGTACGTGCCGAGGTGGCAGGGCCGCTAGCCATCGGCGGCAAATCCATGGGTGGACGCATGGCCAGCCTGTTGGCGGACGAGCTTGGGGCCGATGCGTTGGTCTGCCTTGGTTATCCGTTCTATGCCGCGGGCAAGCCGGAGAAGCCACGAGTGGATCATCTTGCCGAATTGAAGACGCCGACCCTGATCGTCCAGGGCGAGCGTGATGCGTTGGGAGATCGACCCACCGTCATGCAGTACAACCTGTCGTCATCCATCCGGTTGCACTGGCTGGCCGCTGCCGATCACGATCTGAAACCACTGAAGGCATCCGGCTATACGCATACGCAGCATCTGGACACGACGGCGGATCAGGTCGCGGCGTTCCTGCGCCGGTAA
- a CDS encoding alpha/beta hydrolase — MRALLCLCLLLLAGCAARDQLPDYSGTSGQDLPATWFEAVIIARDGTRLSATVFQPALKAGQTAPLVVHTHGWGGWRVTGPDGYYGKNMMSGRAALKAWKAGYWVVSYDQRGWGGSDGRIEMMNPQFEVQDASAVIDWAAAHLPRLTMDGPNDPRLGMLGESYGGAVQLLASAQDPRIDAIVPIATWYDLADALAPDGQLKIGWGGVLVSLGLATGYDLGKFIQADYLHTASGRMAAPVQAELSDHSLSRYCEQGRLPHADALLIQGLRDTLFPLDQGLQIRQCLRRGNADVRLLGMQGGHILPPPLQAWSGLPPFNNEPVIHCGPRAINLYQGIIAWYDEKLRGHAGAADSVPDLCISLDLDQGVALGDLPPPGPTVTLPVTTIRPASSGLLQPARFIPLQRINESTALLGSAEVHLGQPLAERPDAQLFAALAIRSADGRTRRLDEQVKPLANHGSTRLNAVSASLAPGDEIGLLVSGFSGQYLFNSSWRLSPVALQGEVRLPSLVPLQPRVAAHR, encoded by the coding sequence ATGCGCGCCCTGCTCTGTCTCTGCCTCCTGCTGCTTGCCGGTTGCGCAGCCCGCGACCAGTTGCCCGACTACAGCGGAACCTCCGGCCAGGACCTCCCGGCCACCTGGTTCGAAGCGGTGATCATCGCCCGCGACGGCACCAGGCTTTCCGCCACGGTGTTCCAGCCTGCGCTCAAGGCGGGCCAGACCGCGCCGCTGGTGGTGCACACCCACGGCTGGGGCGGTTGGCGCGTCACCGGGCCGGATGGCTACTACGGCAAGAACATGATGTCCGGGCGGGCCGCGCTCAAGGCCTGGAAGGCCGGTTACTGGGTGGTCAGCTACGACCAGCGCGGCTGGGGCGGCAGCGACGGACGCATCGAGATGATGAATCCGCAGTTCGAAGTGCAGGACGCCAGCGCGGTGATCGACTGGGCCGCCGCGCACCTGCCGCGCCTGACGATGGACGGGCCGAACGACCCGCGCCTGGGCATGCTCGGCGAAAGCTACGGCGGCGCCGTGCAGTTGCTGGCCTCGGCGCAGGACCCGCGCATCGATGCCATCGTGCCCATCGCCACCTGGTACGACCTGGCCGATGCGCTGGCGCCGGACGGGCAGTTGAAGATCGGCTGGGGCGGCGTGCTGGTCAGCCTGGGCCTTGCCACCGGTTATGACCTGGGCAAGTTCATCCAGGCCGATTACCTGCACACCGCCAGTGGACGCATGGCCGCGCCGGTACAGGCCGAACTGAGCGACCACAGCCTGTCGCGCTACTGCGAGCAGGGCCGCCTGCCCCACGCCGACGCCCTGCTGATCCAGGGTTTGCGCGATACGCTGTTCCCGCTGGACCAGGGACTGCAGATCCGTCAGTGCCTGCGCCGGGGCAACGCCGATGTGCGCCTGCTCGGCATGCAGGGCGGGCATATCCTGCCGCCACCGCTGCAGGCCTGGAGCGGTCTGCCGCCGTTCAACAACGAACCGGTGATCCACTGCGGCCCGCGGGCGATCAATCTCTACCAGGGCATCATCGCCTGGTACGACGAGAAACTGCGTGGCCACGCCGGGGCTGCCGACAGCGTGCCAGACCTGTGTATCAGCCTGGACCTGGACCAGGGCGTGGCGCTCGGCGACCTGCCGCCACCCGGCCCGACGGTGACACTCCCCGTCACGACCATCCGGCCGGCCAGCAGCGGCCTGCTCCAGCCTGCCCGGTTCATCCCCTTGCAGCGCATAAACGAAAGCACCGCCCTGCTCGGCAGCGCGGAGGTCCACCTCGGCCAGCCGCTGGCGGAGCGGCCCGATGCACAGTTGTTCGCCGCCCTGGCGATTCGTAGCGCCGACGGGCGCACTCGGCGCCTGGACGAACAGGTTAAACCGCTGGCGAACCACGGCAGCACACGCCTGAACGCTGTCAGCGCCAGCCTCGCGCCGGGAGACGAGATCGGCCTGCTGGTGAGCGGGTTCAGCGGCCAGTACCTGTTCAACAGCTCCTGGCGACTGTCGCCGGTGGCGTTGCAGGGCGAGGTCAGGCTACCCAGCCTGGTGCCATTGCAGCCTCGCGTCGCCGCACACCGCTAG